In Pseudomonas rhizosphaerae, one DNA window encodes the following:
- a CDS encoding RcnB family protein: MSRTLFASLCITGALLSAASTTARAIDVLRAPVNDAEPMSLGKGDRVPPTYAQPESAFAGWKAARLKQPDLDSQWVQIGDNFVLIRRSNAVIQDIQPIPK, from the coding sequence AGCCGCACGCTGTTCGCTTCGCTGTGCATCACCGGCGCGCTGTTGTCGGCCGCTTCCACGACAGCCCGGGCCATCGACGTGCTCCGCGCACCCGTCAACGATGCCGAACCGATGTCGCTGGGCAAGGGTGATCGTGTTCCGCCAACCTACGCCCAGCCAGAATCAGCCTTTGCCGGATGGAAAGCCGCTCGCCTCAAGCAACCCGACCTGGACAGCCAGTGGGTGCAGATCGGCGACAACTTCGTGCTGATCCGCCGCAGCAACGCGGTGATCCAGGATATTCAGCCCATTCCCAAGTGA
- the cysG gene encoding siroheme synthase CysG — translation MEFLPLFHKLRDSQVLVVGGGEIALRKSRLLAEAGAVLRVVAPSIDPQLAELVRGSGGEMLDRGYLSHDLDGCQLVIAATDDEPLNAQVSADARARCVPVNVVDAPALCTVIFPAIVDRSPLVVAVSSGGDAPVLARLIRAKLETWIPSTYGELAGLAARFRQKVKALYPDVTQRRAFWEEVFQGPIADRQLAGQGAEAERMLQAKVDGAPPHAPGEVYLVGAGPGDPDLLTFRALRLMQQADVVLYDRLVAPAILDLCRRDAERVYVGKRRAEHALPQDQINQQLVALAKQGKRVLRLKGGDPFIFGRGGEEIEELAAHGIPFQVVPGITAASGCAAYAGIPLTHRDYAQSVRFVTGHLKNNTSDLPWHDLVSPGQTLVFYMGLIGLPIICEELIRHGRGADTPAALIQQGTTVNQRVFTGTLADLPRMVAEHEVHAPTLVIVGEVVVLREKLAWFDGAQYR, via the coding sequence ATGGAGTTCCTGCCGCTGTTCCACAAATTGCGCGACAGCCAGGTCCTGGTGGTGGGCGGGGGCGAGATCGCCCTGCGCAAGTCACGCCTGCTGGCCGAAGCTGGCGCGGTGCTGCGCGTGGTCGCGCCGAGCATCGATCCGCAACTCGCCGAGCTGGTGCGCGGCAGCGGTGGGGAGATGCTCGACCGGGGCTACCTGAGTCATGATCTGGACGGCTGCCAGTTGGTGATCGCCGCCACCGACGACGAACCGCTCAATGCCCAGGTGTCGGCCGACGCCCGTGCTCGCTGCGTGCCGGTCAACGTGGTCGACGCACCGGCGTTGTGTACGGTGATCTTCCCGGCCATCGTCGATCGATCGCCGCTGGTGGTGGCCGTCTCCAGCGGTGGAGATGCGCCGGTGTTGGCGCGTCTGATCCGCGCCAAGCTGGAAACCTGGATTCCGTCCACCTATGGCGAGCTGGCCGGCCTGGCGGCGCGCTTTCGGCAGAAGGTCAAGGCCCTGTATCCGGATGTCACCCAGCGCCGCGCGTTCTGGGAAGAAGTGTTCCAGGGTCCGATCGCCGATCGACAGTTGGCTGGGCAGGGTGCCGAGGCCGAGCGCATGCTCCAGGCCAAGGTCGACGGCGCTCCGCCCCATGCACCCGGTGAGGTGTACCTGGTGGGCGCCGGGCCCGGCGATCCGGACCTGCTGACCTTCCGTGCGCTGCGCTTGATGCAGCAAGCCGATGTGGTGCTCTACGACCGCCTGGTCGCGCCGGCGATTCTCGACCTGTGCCGCCGTGACGCCGAGCGCGTGTACGTCGGCAAGCGCCGCGCCGAGCACGCCTTGCCACAAGACCAGATCAACCAGCAGTTGGTGGCCCTGGCCAAGCAGGGCAAGCGCGTGCTGCGCCTGAAAGGCGGTGATCCGTTCATCTTCGGCCGGGGCGGTGAAGAGATCGAGGAGCTGGCGGCCCACGGCATTCCGTTCCAGGTAGTGCCGGGCATTACGGCAGCCAGTGGCTGTGCGGCGTATGCCGGCATTCCGCTGACCCACCGTGACTACGCGCAGTCGGTTCGCTTCGTCACCGGTCACCTCAAGAACAACACCAGCGACCTGCCCTGGCACGATCTGGTGTCACCTGGGCAGACGCTGGTGTTCTACATGGGCCTGATTGGCTTACCGATCATCTGTGAAGAGCTGATTCGCCACGGGCGTGGTGCCGACACGCCCGCAGCGTTGATCCAGCAGGGCACGACGGTGAACCAGCGTGTGTTCACTGGCACCCTGGCGGACCTGCCGCGAATGGTCGCCGAACACGAGGTGCATGCGCCGACCCTGGTGATCGTGGGTGAAGTAGTGGTGCTGCGGGAGAAACTGGCGTGGTTCGACGGTGCCCAATACCGTTGA